The DNA window CTCATCGCCAATATCCCCTTCGTCGATGACGTCCTCGCAATAGACTGCAGTCCCTATGCCCCACGCACTCCGATCATCCAGTCAATCCGCCTCATAATGCGCCTCAACAAAATGCTGAAAGCTCGCGATTTCGATGTCGCAATTGACCCACGCGGCGACCCACGCGTGATCTGGGCCATGTGCCATGCCCGCATCCCAATAAGGATTGGCGCGAGCTCCGCGGGCGGAGGGTTTCTGCTCAGCGCGGCAGTGGAGTATCGCAGAGATGTGCGCGAGGCTGAGCACAACCTGAAAGTGGCGGCAGTCTTAGGCGCAGAGCCGAGGGTAAGATCGGTCAAGCTCTGTCCCGAGCCAGCTCTCGTGGAGGCATTACTCAACGAGCATCCGGGCCTTCGCAACCCGTTCTTTGTGGTCCATCCCGGCGCCTCAATGCCAACAAAGACCTGGCCATCGGACCGGTTCGCTGGCGTCATCGACGCAATTGCCGAGAGGCATGGATTGCTTCCCGTGATCGTGGGAGGAGAGGATGCCCTGACGTGCGCCGAGACGATCGCGCACTCTTGCCAAAGCACGCTTGTCAACCTCGCCGGCAGGACGGACCTCAGAGAGCTCGTCGCACTTCTGTCGCGGGCCAAGCTGTTCTTGGGCAACGATTCGGGTCCTGCCCAGATCGCTGCCCGTGTCGGCATTCCGACAG is part of the bacterium genome and encodes:
- a CDS encoding glycosyltransferase family 9 protein, whose protein sequence is MTRYIYRKRRLRLAAALFDIIGGGVYRLLGLFRRNPDCALESLPDAPKIALVRLDGIGDILAALPAARALKERFPDGVLALVVRKQVAELIANIPFVDDVLAIDCSPYAPRTPIIQSIRLIMRLNKMLKARDFDVAIDPRGDPRVIWAMCHARIPIRIGASSAGGGFLLSAAVEYRRDVREAEHNLKVAAVLGAEPRVRSVKLCPEPALVEALLNEHPGLRNPFFVVHPGASMPTKTWPSDRFAGVIDAIAERHGLLPVIVGGEDALTCAETIAHSCQSTLVNLAGRTDLRELVALLSRAKLFLGNDSGPAQIAARVGIPTVIVFSGTNDVSVWRPAGENVAVLSYAVDCSPCELRFCPSLKCLLGISVEEVVAAAERLLTT